From Bacillus sp. Bos-x628, the proteins below share one genomic window:
- a CDS encoding YlaN family protein — protein MASEILVDHRQKALSLLKLDADKILKLIQVQMDNLTMPQCPLYEEVLDTQMFGLSREIDFAVRLGLVDHHEGKKLLDKLERELSALHDAFTKK, from the coding sequence TTGGCGTCAGAAATTTTAGTCGATCATCGGCAAAAAGCACTGTCTTTGTTAAAACTGGATGCAGATAAAATTTTAAAATTGATCCAAGTGCAAATGGACAACTTAACGATGCCGCAATGTCCTCTTTATGAAGAGGTTTTAGATACTCAAATGTTCGGATTATCAAGAGAAATTGACTTTGCTGTCCGTCTTGGATTAGTTGATCACCATGAAGGCAAGAAACTACTCGATAAACTTGAGAGAGAGCTTTCCGCACTTCATGATGCGTTTACAAAAAAATAA
- a CDS encoding YlaH-like family protein codes for MLYRVDENPQTGMWILYGTVLVLAIIVFKLGFARRLPILKAIIIYLFLIFGCTFLTFLGIFLPVAEGLVVAATILIIYKIRLHRARKEGTVNT; via the coding sequence ATGTTGTATCGTGTCGATGAAAATCCACAAACAGGGATGTGGATTCTTTATGGCACTGTCCTTGTTTTAGCGATTATTGTTTTTAAGCTCGGCTTTGCAAGACGTTTACCGATATTAAAAGCAATCATTATTTACTTGTTTTTAATTTTTGGATGTACGTTTCTTACATTTCTAGGGATCTTTTTGCCAGTGGCGGAAGGTCTTGTTGTGGCAGCTACCATTTTGATTATTTATAAAATACGGCTGCATCGTGCGAGAAAAGAGGGAACGGTGAATACGTAA
- the ftsW gene encoding putative lipid II flippase FtsW — protein MLKRMLRSYDYSLLFAIILISAFGLVMVYSSSMITAVIRYDAAPDAFFKKQLLFMIVGAAILVFTALVPYHVFSNKKLQIVMLIVSILSLIYVYFGGHIAGNAKSWIKIGPFSLQPAEFVKLVVIIYLAAVYAKKQHYIDHILRGVTPPIVIVSILCGFIILQPDYGTAFIIGMIAFVMILCSGFSGKTLAKLLALFSAVMVIVTPFIFLFWDKIFTKNRLGRFESFQNPFRDAGDTGHQLINSYYAIGSGGFFGLGLGESVQKYGYLPEPHTDFIMAIISEELGFFGVFFVLAILGFIVVKGFYIARKCEDPFGSLLAIGISSMIAIQTCINLGGVCGLIPITGVTLPFISYGGSSIILLSGCMGILLNISMFTEYKERYKKKKSISKKTIQKNGLQKTLNL, from the coding sequence ATGTTAAAGAGAATGCTAAGATCGTATGACTACTCATTATTGTTCGCCATTATATTAATTAGCGCGTTCGGTTTGGTGATGGTATATAGCTCAAGTATGATTACCGCTGTCATCAGATATGATGCTGCACCAGACGCTTTTTTTAAGAAACAGCTTTTATTTATGATCGTCGGGGCAGCCATATTGGTTTTTACAGCCCTCGTTCCGTATCATGTATTTTCTAATAAAAAATTGCAAATTGTGATGCTGATCGTTTCTATTTTATCGCTCATTTATGTTTATTTTGGCGGGCACATTGCAGGGAATGCAAAAAGCTGGATTAAAATAGGACCTTTTAGTCTACAGCCTGCAGAATTTGTAAAACTCGTCGTGATCATCTATCTTGCTGCTGTCTATGCAAAAAAGCAGCATTACATTGACCATATTCTTAGAGGAGTAACTCCTCCGATTGTCATTGTGTCCATTTTATGTGGATTTATCATTCTCCAGCCAGACTATGGAACAGCTTTTATTATTGGAATGATTGCATTTGTGATGATTTTATGTTCAGGTTTTAGCGGTAAAACACTTGCAAAGTTATTGGCACTATTTAGTGCGGTCATGGTTATCGTGACACCATTTATTTTTCTTTTTTGGGATAAGATTTTCACCAAAAATCGACTTGGACGTTTTGAGAGTTTCCAAAATCCATTTAGAGATGCTGGTGATACAGGACATCAATTGATTAATTCATATTATGCCATCGGATCAGGTGGGTTTTTTGGTCTCGGTCTTGGGGAGAGCGTACAAAAGTATGGCTACCTTCCAGAGCCGCATACAGATTTTATTATGGCGATTATATCAGAAGAGCTAGGCTTTTTCGGTGTGTTTTTTGTTCTTGCCATACTCGGCTTTATCGTTGTAAAAGGCTTTTATATTGCAAGAAAATGTGAAGACCCTTTTGGAAGTTTGCTTGCAATAGGAATTTCTTCAATGATTGCGATTCAAACATGTATCAATTTAGGAGGTGTTTGTGGTCTCATCCCAATCACAGGGGTCACACTTCCTTTTATCAGCTATGGAGGATCATCAATCATTTTGCTTAGTGGATGTATGGGGATATTGCTGAATATCAGCATGTTTACTGAATATAAAGAGCGCTATAAAAAGAAAAAATCAATCAGCAAAAAAACAATTCAAAAAAATGGGTTGCAGAAAACTTTGAATCTTTAG
- the typA gene encoding translational GTPase TypA, translating to MKLRKDLRNIAIIAHVDHGKTTLVDQLLHQAGTFRANENIAERAMDSNDLERERGITILAKNTAIHYKDTRINILDTPGHADFGGEVERIMKMVDGVLLVVDAYEGCMPQTRFVLKKALEQNLTPIVVVNKIDRDFARPNEVVDEVIDLFIELDATEEQLEFPVVYASAINGTASHDASKQDENMEALFEAIVNHIPSPIDNHEEPLQFQVALLDYNDYVGRIGIGRVFRGTMQVGQQVALMKVDGSVKQFRVTKIFGFQGLKRVEINEAKAGDLVAVSGMEDINVGETVCPVEHQEALPILRIDEPTLQMTFVVNNSPFAGREGKYVTSRKIEERLKQQLQTDVSLRVDPTDSPDAWIVSGRGELHLSILIENMRREGFELQVSKPEVIVKEIDGVRCEPVERVQIDVPEEHTGSVMESMGARKGEMIDMINNGNGQVRLIFHVPSRGLIGYSTEFLSLTRGFGILNHTFDSYQPMQSGQVGGRRQGVLVSMETGKATAYGIQGVEERGVIFVEPGTEVYQGMIVGEHNRENDLVVNISRMKQQTNVRSATKDQTVSMKKPRIMSLEESLEYLNDDEYCEVTPKSIRLRKKILDKNEREKAAKKKKLAGLS from the coding sequence GTGAAACTTCGAAAAGACCTTCGCAACATCGCAATTATTGCCCACGTTGACCATGGTAAAACGACGCTTGTTGACCAATTGCTCCATCAAGCCGGTACTTTCCGAGCAAATGAAAATATCGCTGAAAGAGCCATGGACTCAAATGATTTAGAGCGAGAGCGCGGTATTACAATTTTAGCTAAAAATACTGCGATCCATTATAAAGATACACGCATTAATATTTTAGATACACCTGGACACGCCGATTTCGGTGGTGAAGTTGAGCGTATCATGAAAATGGTAGATGGTGTACTTCTAGTTGTGGATGCTTATGAAGGCTGTATGCCTCAAACACGATTTGTGCTAAAAAAAGCACTTGAGCAAAACTTAACACCAATTGTCGTTGTCAATAAAATTGACCGTGACTTTGCTCGTCCTAATGAAGTTGTGGATGAAGTCATTGACCTGTTTATTGAATTGGATGCGACAGAAGAACAGCTTGAATTCCCAGTTGTGTATGCATCAGCAATCAATGGTACAGCAAGTCATGATGCGAGCAAGCAAGATGAAAACATGGAAGCTTTATTTGAAGCGATTGTTAACCATATTCCAAGTCCAATTGACAACCATGAAGAGCCGCTTCAATTCCAAGTCGCACTACTTGATTACAATGATTATGTTGGAAGAATTGGGATCGGTCGTGTATTTAGAGGAACGATGCAGGTAGGTCAGCAAGTGGCACTGATGAAAGTTGATGGCAGTGTCAAACAATTCCGTGTAACCAAGATTTTTGGTTTCCAAGGTCTAAAACGAGTTGAAATCAACGAAGCGAAAGCTGGGGATCTTGTTGCCGTATCTGGTATGGAAGACATTAACGTTGGTGAAACAGTTTGTCCAGTAGAACACCAAGAGGCACTTCCAATCCTTCGTATTGATGAGCCAACACTTCAAATGACGTTTGTCGTGAATAACAGTCCGTTTGCAGGGCGTGAAGGGAAATATGTGACATCACGTAAAATTGAAGAGCGTCTAAAGCAGCAACTTCAAACAGACGTAAGTCTTCGTGTTGATCCTACTGATTCACCTGATGCATGGATTGTTTCTGGACGTGGAGAGCTTCACTTATCTATTCTGATTGAGAATATGAGACGTGAAGGTTTCGAATTACAAGTATCGAAACCAGAAGTTATTGTAAAAGAAATTGATGGTGTTCGATGTGAGCCTGTTGAGCGTGTTCAAATTGATGTTCCAGAAGAGCATACTGGTTCTGTTATGGAATCAATGGGCGCAAGAAAAGGTGAAATGATTGACATGATTAATAATGGGAACGGTCAAGTTCGCCTGATCTTTCATGTTCCATCACGTGGTTTAATCGGATATTCAACTGAATTTCTCTCATTAACGCGTGGTTTTGGTATTCTTAACCATACTTTTGACAGCTACCAGCCAATGCAGTCTGGTCAAGTTGGTGGACGCCGTCAAGGTGTACTTGTTTCTATGGAAACAGGTAAAGCGACAGCTTATGGAATCCAAGGGGTAGAAGAGCGTGGTGTGATCTTTGTTGAACCGGGTACGGAAGTATATCAAGGAATGATTGTCGGTGAGCATAACCGTGAGAATGACCTTGTTGTAAACATTAGCCGTATGAAACAACAAACAAACGTACGCTCAGCAACAAAAGATCAAACTGTGAGTATGAAAAAACCACGTATTATGTCACTTGAGGAATCTCTTGAGTATTTAAATGATGACGAATATTGTGAAGTCACACCTAAATCTATTCGTCTAAGAAAGAAAATTTTAGATAAAAACGAACGTGAGAAAGCAGCGAAGAAGAAAAAGCTAGCAGGATTATCTTAA
- a CDS encoding PhoH family protein, translating to MSKIYVLDTNVLLQDPNSIFSFEDNEVVIPAVVLEEVDSKKRYMDEIGQNARRVSRLIDGLRSKGKLHEKITLESKGTLRIELNHRSFHELQEIFIEKTNDNRILAVAKNLSLEEATKPHGRPVILVSKDVLVRVKADAIGLQAEDFLSDRVLQDEDIDNGYNELYIPTELLNTFYQQNQLQVKEVTNYPLNPHQFVIMKGNEGGSALGMLDQKAGHIKRLIYDQEYVWGIRPKNVQQTMALELLLRRDIPLVTLIGKAGTGKTLLALAAGLMQTEDLGLYKKLIVARSIVPVGKDLGYLPGEKEEKLRPWMQPIYDNLEFLFNTNKTGELDAILAGIGSIQVEALTYIRGRSIPDQFIIIDEAQNLTKHEVKTLLTRVGEGSKIVLMGDPEQIDHPYLDSFNNGLTYVIERFKEQQISGHVKLVKGERSGLAQLAADLL from the coding sequence CTGAGTAAAATTTATGTATTAGACACAAATGTGTTATTACAGGATCCGAATTCAATCTTTTCATTTGAGGACAATGAGGTCGTGATTCCGGCCGTTGTGTTAGAAGAAGTAGATTCGAAAAAAAGATATATGGACGAGATAGGGCAAAATGCTCGGCGTGTCTCACGCCTGATTGACGGCTTGCGATCAAAAGGGAAACTTCATGAGAAAATTACGCTAGAGTCAAAAGGAACGCTGCGAATTGAATTGAATCATCGCTCTTTCCATGAACTGCAGGAAATTTTTATCGAAAAAACAAATGATAATCGGATTTTGGCTGTAGCGAAAAATTTAAGTTTAGAAGAAGCGACAAAGCCTCATGGCAGGCCGGTCATTTTGGTGAGTAAGGATGTCCTTGTGCGTGTGAAAGCTGATGCCATTGGACTACAAGCAGAGGATTTCTTAAGTGATCGAGTGCTTCAAGATGAAGACATTGATAATGGCTATAACGAGTTATATATTCCCACTGAGCTATTAAATACATTTTATCAACAGAATCAATTACAAGTGAAAGAGGTAACAAATTATCCATTAAATCCTCATCAATTTGTCATTATGAAGGGGAATGAAGGCGGATCTGCTTTAGGAATGCTTGATCAAAAAGCAGGTCACATCAAGCGGCTCATTTATGATCAAGAGTATGTTTGGGGAATCCGCCCGAAAAACGTACAGCAGACCATGGCACTAGAATTACTCTTGCGTCGTGATATTCCGCTTGTGACGCTCATTGGAAAGGCGGGTACGGGCAAAACATTGCTTGCACTTGCTGCCGGGCTCATGCAAACAGAGGATCTGGGTTTGTATAAAAAATTAATAGTGGCACGCTCGATCGTTCCAGTTGGTAAGGATTTAGGGTATTTACCAGGAGAAAAGGAAGAGAAGCTCAGACCGTGGATGCAGCCGATTTATGATAACCTTGAATTTTTATTTAATACAAATAAAACAGGTGAACTGGATGCCATATTAGCTGGGATTGGCTCTATTCAAGTGGAAGCTTTGACATACATTCGAGGAAGAAGTATCCCTGATCAATTTATTATCATTGATGAGGCGCAAAATCTAACAAAACATGAGGTGAAAACGTTGTTAACACGAGTAGGAGAGGGAAGTAAAATTGTGCTGATGGGAGATCCTGAGCAGATTGATCATCCTTATTTAGACAGCTTTAATAATGGTCTCACCTATGTGATTGAGCGTTTTAAAGAGCAGCAAATATCGGGACATGTCAAGCTTGTCAAAGGAGAAAGGTCTGGACTTGCACAGCTTGCTGCTGATTTATTATAG
- the glsA gene encoding glutaminase A, protein MACRDNEELQQFVEEAKKVAKDGEVASYIPALGKADPTDLSVAVYHVSNICHSAGNVDKRFTLQSISKVLALALVLTEEGPKKVFQYVGQEPTGDPFNSMIKLETASPNKPLNPMINAGALAVTSLIRGATPQYQLQRLLSFIRELANDASITYCKETAASEFETSMINRAMCYYMKQYHIIEGNVEKVMDLYTKQCAVMMNSLDLAKIACVFSLDGRHPETGKQILSKDVARICKTFMVTCGMYNASGEFAIKIGIPAKSGVSGGIMGAAPYDFGIGIFGPALDEKGNSIAGIKLLELMSEKYEMSIF, encoded by the coding sequence ATGGCATGTCGAGACAATGAAGAGCTTCAGCAATTCGTAGAAGAGGCAAAGAAAGTGGCCAAAGATGGAGAAGTGGCATCTTACATTCCCGCTCTCGGTAAAGCAGATCCAACCGATTTATCTGTTGCTGTTTATCATGTGAGCAATATTTGTCATTCGGCTGGGAATGTTGATAAACGTTTTACACTGCAAAGTATTTCTAAAGTATTGGCTCTTGCGCTCGTCTTAACTGAGGAAGGACCGAAAAAAGTATTCCAATATGTTGGACAAGAACCGACAGGAGACCCGTTTAATTCTATGATTAAACTTGAAACCGCAAGCCCGAATAAACCTCTTAATCCAATGATTAATGCAGGAGCGCTGGCGGTAACAAGTTTAATAAGAGGAGCTACTCCTCAATATCAGTTGCAGCGCCTGTTGTCTTTCATTAGAGAGCTAGCGAATGATGCATCCATTACATACTGCAAAGAGACTGCTGCATCAGAATTTGAAACGTCCATGATTAACCGAGCTATGTGCTATTATATGAAACAATATCATATCATTGAAGGAAATGTTGAAAAGGTGATGGATTTATATACGAAGCAATGTGCTGTGATGATGAACAGTCTTGACTTGGCGAAAATTGCCTGTGTTTTTTCATTAGATGGCCGGCACCCTGAAACTGGAAAACAAATTCTTTCAAAAGATGTTGCTAGAATTTGTAAAACATTTATGGTAACATGCGGAATGTATAATGCGAGCGGGGAATTTGCAATCAAGATAGGAATTCCGGCCAAAAGTGGAGTGTCAGGCGGAATCATGGGAGCTGCACCATATGATTTTGGCATTGGAATCTTCGGACCTGCCTTGGATGAAAAAGGGAATAGTATAGCCGGTATTAAATTGCTTGAACTTATGAGTGAAAAATATGAGATGAGTATCTTTTAA
- a CDS encoding peptidyl-prolyl cis-trans isomerase: MSIIQIKGNVRYNITIDPSVWIFDDRKFLMDSFFEKKAAIETDQVESELDQERVIREGQTLPPTLKTEKKFEKERLITGSFGMKLGEMLKNAEPLEQAETCEFVTETETVVVPLSSAMDSIAHFSQHGKPITEEGPIHVYFADQPTLPQPIKGVKELIIT, translated from the coding sequence ATGAGCATTATTCAAATTAAGGGGAACGTACGCTACAATATCACCATTGACCCAAGTGTATGGATTTTTGATGACCGCAAGTTTTTAATGGATTCATTTTTTGAGAAAAAGGCAGCGATTGAAACGGATCAAGTAGAAAGTGAACTTGATCAAGAGCGGGTCATAAGAGAAGGACAAACACTTCCACCCACTTTAAAAACAGAGAAAAAGTTTGAAAAAGAACGGCTGATAACAGGCAGCTTTGGGATGAAACTTGGCGAAATGCTGAAAAATGCAGAACCGCTTGAACAGGCAGAAACGTGTGAATTTGTCACAGAAACTGAGACGGTTGTTGTTCCACTCTCTTCGGCCATGGACAGCATTGCCCACTTTAGCCAGCATGGTAAGCCTATTACAGAAGAAGGACCAATCCACGTCTATTTCGCGGATCAGCCCACATTGCCTCAGCCTATTAAAGGTGTAAAAGAATTAATTATTACATAA
- a CDS encoding YhcN/YlaJ family sporulation lipoprotein, which produces MRLFFKLLMIQTIFLLGACQQQEKHETGAGQEGRERLVRVSDSSKKTTDHARSSTDVAQHLVNVTEHVADVKDATAVVIGRYAVVGIDVKDDLDRSKVETIKYSVAKALKNDPEGANAVVVADPDTVSRLKQMGKEIQKGRPVSGIMDELAAIVGRVMPEMPHNEIDRSETDPTNDANHQLKQNDQKQLEKNQNDQSNHHMNHKK; this is translated from the coding sequence ATGCGTCTGTTTTTTAAGCTCTTGATGATTCAGACCATCTTTTTATTAGGCGCTTGTCAGCAGCAGGAAAAGCACGAGACTGGCGCTGGGCAAGAAGGACGCGAGCGCTTGGTTCGGGTGTCAGACTCATCAAAGAAAACAACCGATCACGCCCGCTCATCGACAGATGTAGCACAACATCTCGTGAACGTGACAGAGCATGTAGCAGATGTAAAAGATGCAACTGCCGTTGTCATAGGCCGCTATGCTGTCGTTGGAATTGATGTAAAAGATGATTTAGATCGAAGTAAGGTAGAAACCATTAAATATTCGGTAGCTAAAGCGCTGAAAAATGATCCTGAAGGTGCAAATGCTGTCGTTGTCGCTGATCCTGATACAGTCAGCAGATTAAAACAAATGGGCAAAGAAATACAAAAAGGACGTCCTGTAAGCGGTATTATGGATGAGCTTGCTGCCATTGTCGGACGCGTTATGCCAGAGATGCCTCATAATGAAATCGATCGTAGCGAAACGGACCCGACAAACGATGCTAATCATCAGCTCAAGCAAAACGATCAAAAACAATTAGAAAAAAACCAAAACGATCAATCAAACCATCATATGAATCATAAGAAATAA
- the pyc gene encoding pyruvate carboxylase: MSHRTIRKVLVANRGEIAIRVFRACTELNLRTVAIYSKEDSGSYHRYKADEAYLVGEGKKPIDAYLDIEGIIEIAKRNDVDAIHPGYGFLSENIHFARRCEEEGIHFIGPTSHHLDMFGDKVKAREEAKKAGIPVIPGSDGPVGSVKEVEKFGEEYGYPFIIKASLGGGGRGMRIVRTKEELNEAYDRAKSEAKAAFGNDEVYVEKLIEKPKHIEVQVIGDNYGNIIHLYERDCSVQRRHQKVIEVAPSVSLPDQLREAICEAAVQLAQNVSYINAGTVEFLVANGEFYFIEVNPRIQVEHTITEMITGVDIVQTQILVAKGHELHSKEVGIPKQEDIFTHGYAIQSRVTTEDPLNDFMPDTGKIMAYRSGGGFGVRLDAGNSFQGAVITPYYDSLLVKLSTWALTFNQAAAKMVRNLREFRIRGIKTNIPFLENVARHEKFLKGEYDTSFIDSTPELFHFPKQKDRGTKMLTYIGNVTINGFPGIAGKEKPHFDKPIVPKLPVHQRIPSGTKQILDTHGPEGLANWVKEQNNVLLTDTTFRDAHQSLLATRFRTHDLKKIAQPTAGLWPELFSLEMWGGATFDVAYRFLKEDPWERLKELRKEVPNTLFQMLLRSSNAVGYTNYADNVIKAFVKESADAGIDVFRIFDSLNWVKGMTLAIDSVRESGKVAEAAICYTGDILDPSRRKYSLDYYVSLAKELEGAGAHILGIKDMAGLLKPQAAYVLISALKDQINIPIHLHTHDTSGNGIFTYARAVDAGVDIVDVAVSSMAGMTSQPSASSLYYALDGHERKPEMNVKQVESLSQYWDSVRKYYHEFESGMISPHTEIYEHEMPGGQYSNLQQQAKGVGLGERWNEVKEMYRRVNDMFGDIVKVTPSSKVVGDMALYMVQNDLTEEDVYEKGATLDFPDSVVELFKGYLGQPHGGFPEKLQKLILKGEEPITVRPGEKLEPVNFEEIKQQFKESHDLTLTEKDAIAYALYPKVFTEFVQTAESYGDISVLDTPTFFYGMRLGEEIEVEIEKGKTLIVKLVSIGEPNPDATRVIYFELNGQPREVVIKDESIKSSVQEKMKADRSNPNHIAASMPGTVIKLLVEKGQKISQGEHLMINEAMKMETTVQAPFSAVVDEIHVKNGEPIQTGDLLIVLKPE, translated from the coding sequence ATGTCACATAGAACAATTCGAAAGGTTCTAGTTGCAAACAGAGGGGAAATAGCTATCAGAGTCTTCAGAGCTTGTACAGAGTTAAATTTACGTACAGTTGCTATCTATTCCAAAGAAGACTCAGGCTCTTATCATCGCTATAAAGCGGATGAAGCATATCTAGTTGGAGAGGGAAAAAAACCGATAGATGCCTACCTCGATATCGAGGGGATCATCGAGATTGCAAAACGAAATGATGTGGATGCCATTCATCCAGGATATGGATTCTTATCTGAAAACATTCATTTTGCAAGACGGTGCGAAGAGGAAGGGATTCATTTTATCGGTCCAACTTCTCACCACTTAGACATGTTTGGAGATAAAGTAAAGGCGAGAGAAGAGGCGAAGAAAGCTGGTATTCCAGTCATTCCTGGTAGTGATGGACCAGTTGGTTCAGTCAAAGAAGTCGAAAAATTTGGTGAAGAATACGGTTACCCGTTTATTATCAAAGCTTCACTTGGCGGCGGCGGAAGAGGTATGCGTATTGTCAGAACGAAAGAGGAGCTAAATGAAGCGTATGACCGTGCAAAGTCAGAGGCGAAAGCTGCTTTTGGAAATGACGAAGTATACGTCGAAAAGCTGATTGAGAAGCCGAAGCATATTGAAGTGCAGGTGATTGGCGATAATTATGGGAACATCATTCATTTATATGAACGTGACTGTTCTGTACAAAGACGTCACCAAAAGGTGATCGAAGTAGCACCAAGTGTGTCTCTGCCTGATCAATTACGTGAGGCAATTTGTGAAGCAGCTGTTCAGCTTGCTCAAAATGTGTCTTATATCAATGCTGGGACTGTGGAGTTCTTAGTCGCAAATGGTGAGTTTTATTTTATCGAAGTAAATCCAAGGATTCAGGTTGAACATACGATCACAGAAATGATTACGGGTGTAGATATCGTACAGACGCAAATTCTTGTCGCAAAAGGGCACGAACTTCACAGCAAGGAAGTCGGTATACCGAAGCAAGAGGATATCTTTACACATGGTTATGCGATTCAATCAAGGGTGACAACAGAAGATCCATTAAACGACTTTATGCCGGACACAGGAAAAATTATGGCGTATCGCTCAGGCGGAGGATTTGGTGTTCGTCTTGATGCAGGGAATAGTTTCCAAGGAGCCGTCATTACACCGTATTACGATTCTTTATTGGTCAAGCTGTCAACGTGGGCACTTACATTTAATCAAGCAGCAGCTAAAATGGTTCGTAACTTACGGGAATTTAGGATTCGTGGCATTAAAACGAATATCCCATTCCTTGAGAACGTAGCGAGGCATGAGAAATTTCTCAAAGGTGAATATGATACCTCATTTATTGATTCAACACCAGAACTATTTCATTTCCCTAAGCAAAAAGATCGCGGAACGAAAATGCTGACTTATATTGGTAACGTTACCATTAATGGGTTCCCTGGTATAGCAGGCAAAGAGAAGCCTCATTTTGATAAACCAATTGTGCCAAAACTTCCCGTTCATCAGCGTATTCCGTCTGGTACAAAACAAATATTGGACACGCATGGACCCGAGGGGCTGGCAAATTGGGTGAAAGAACAAAACAATGTTCTTTTGACAGATACAACGTTTAGAGATGCGCATCAGTCTCTTCTTGCCACTCGTTTTAGAACACATGACTTAAAGAAAATTGCGCAACCAACTGCTGGATTATGGCCAGAGCTATTCAGTCTTGAAATGTGGGGCGGCGCTACATTTGATGTTGCTTATCGTTTCTTAAAAGAAGACCCTTGGGAAAGACTGAAAGAGCTTCGTAAAGAAGTGCCAAACACACTGTTCCAAATGCTTCTTAGATCATCAAATGCCGTAGGATATACAAACTATGCAGATAATGTGATCAAAGCGTTTGTGAAGGAATCAGCAGATGCGGGCATTGATGTGTTCCGTATTTTTGATAGCTTGAATTGGGTGAAAGGGATGACACTTGCCATTGATTCAGTTCGTGAATCAGGGAAAGTCGCTGAAGCGGCGATCTGTTATACAGGAGATATTCTTGATCCATCTCGCCGGAAATATAGTCTCGATTACTATGTTTCTCTTGCAAAGGAGCTTGAAGGAGCAGGGGCACATATTTTAGGAATTAAGGATATGGCGGGACTATTAAAGCCGCAAGCAGCTTACGTGCTCATCTCTGCTTTAAAAGATCAAATCAACATCCCAATCCATCTTCATACACATGACACAAGTGGAAATGGAATTTTCACATATGCAAGAGCGGTCGATGCGGGCGTTGATATTGTTGATGTAGCTGTTAGCTCAATGGCAGGGATGACGTCTCAACCGAGTGCAAGCTCATTATATTACGCATTAGATGGTCATGAAAGAAAGCCAGAAATGAACGTGAAACAGGTGGAAAGCCTGTCTCAATACTGGGATTCAGTCAGAAAATATTATCATGAATTTGAAAGCGGTATGATCTCACCGCATACAGAAATTTATGAGCATGAAATGCCTGGTGGTCAGTATAGTAACTTGCAGCAGCAGGCGAAAGGTGTAGGTCTTGGAGAACGTTGGAACGAAGTGAAAGAAATGTACAGACGTGTGAATGACATGTTTGGAGACATTGTAAAAGTTACACCATCCTCTAAAGTGGTTGGAGATATGGCGCTTTATATGGTGCAGAATGATCTGACAGAAGAGGATGTTTATGAAAAAGGTGCAACCCTTGACTTCCCTGATTCTGTTGTGGAACTGTTTAAAGGCTATTTAGGACAGCCGCATGGCGGATTCCCAGAAAAGCTGCAAAAGCTCATTTTAAAAGGAGAAGAGCCAATTACTGTGAGACCAGGTGAAAAGCTTGAGCCTGTGAACTTTGAAGAAATTAAGCAGCAATTCAAAGAATCACATGACCTGACATTGACAGAAAAAGATGCCATTGCGTATGCACTATATCCGAAAGTCTTTACTGAATTTGTGCAAACGGCGGAAAGTTATGGTGACATCTCCGTTCTCGACACACCCACATTCTTCTATGGAATGAGACTTGGTGAAGAAATTGAGGTGGAGATTGAGAAAGGAAAAACACTCATTGTTAAACTTGTGTCAATTGGGGAACCAAATCCAGATGCGACAAGAGTCATTTACTTTGAGTTAAATGGACAGCCGCGTGAAGTGGTCATTAAGGATGAAAGCATCAAATCTTCCGTACAAGAAAAAATGAAAGCAGATCGCTCTAATCCAAACCATATTGCGGCTTCGATGCCAGGAACCGTCATCAAATTACTTGTAGAAAAAGGTCAGAAAATCTCACAAGGTGAGCATCTGATGATCAATGAGGCCATGAAAATGGAAACAACGGTTCAGGCGCCATTCTCTGCTGTTGTAGATGAAATTCATGTGAAAAATGGAGAGCCGATTCAAACTGGTGATTTGCTTATCGTTTTAAAGCCTGAATAA
- a CDS encoding YlaI family protein, with the protein MVRVKCSLCDTLETIDDDTLVAKRLRNRPIHTYMCDVCHERIKIKTEDRIKTGRFSLYQDPATKEKKKKKERKT; encoded by the coding sequence ATGGTGAGAGTGAAATGCTCGTTATGTGATACGCTTGAAACAATTGATGACGATACATTGGTTGCTAAACGGTTAAGAAATCGACCGATTCATACATATATGTGCGATGTTTGCCATGAAAGAATTAAAATAAAGACTGAAGATCGCATTAAAACTGGCAGATTCTCTCTTTATCAAGATCCTGCGACAAAAGAGAAAAAGAAGAAAAAAGAACGAAAAACATGA